From Maridesulfovibrio ferrireducens, a single genomic window includes:
- a CDS encoding efflux RND transporter permease subunit, with translation MKGLMRFTLKQTVFINIIFILLMVVGLFCAYDLPVERYPNVHMGKVVITGFLPGASPADVEALVTKKIEDALDDLENVEYIRSRSFRERSSVLVKFIDDTDYKTSYDELRFRVLSIQNDLPKEMDPPSFMEINVSEWLPVIRVCLVGDRANRALAMMADEMKVPLRKITGVNQVKIEGEYVREFHVNLDPEKLIRTKITFEDAARALEDANISIPAGDFVSNTGEYVIVVDERFRTREEIAETIIRMDGDGSFVTIGDVMSDARVSYRDPQVITSINGQSAVTLKIVKTRDGNAVTIAEEVEVVVASFKEALEREGVKLVLTNDQRLHIDEAMKTLGLNLLVGIGLVFVVIYLVMGFRNAMLTTIGVPFAFLVTMTIMHLTGNSLNQITLFSFVLVSGIIVDDAIVVVENIFRHVQEGKNLRDAVVDGISEVFWPVISATATTIAAFLPMLIMSGSTGEFFAQVPKAVTFALIASLIECLVILPSHFLDWPGAKKLSKGNDKLAHEPVFMRPLRRWTDKLLSLVMRFRFTSLSVVFAAFVLAIFILGVSVSGAIPLIKIKFFPDDYSLYYIEMEGPVATPIEITSDKLKRMSVYIEKMGPGMSKSATAFAGFYQNEDYEMVHGSNLGNIVIELPAKNKQVFADAPENDPGTHLEFIRKEIEKFGEEGWTLRVRPEKDGPPTGKDLNIRVLGADHGAVQGLTKVILDFIKGNEELGPELVNLGKDDGTPNRIFRFLPINERVAEYGLTPKQVARLSGSVLDGRFVGEFRLADEDVDLRLKIDPEFLTSPEDALSIPVLEHHESPLRLGDLCKASIYMEPGQFNRFMSQRAVTITANIKPGSRLSSPTAVNRIKKFYESVRGDFPGASINFSGEFESTRKSYTSLIYAFFTAILIIYLILATQFQSYLQPVIILSAVVFSLTGVILGSFLSQTIFTVNSFIATVGVTGIVVNDSLVLLDFINKLYQAGLSRKEALREGVRIRLRPILLTTLTTTLGLLPMAIGFPSYSLVWGAMASTFVTGLCTATFLTLFIIPVEWDLLMGFMEWKEKRKERKQSLQS, from the coding sequence ATGAAGGGGCTGATGCGGTTTACTCTGAAACAGACGGTTTTTATAAATATAATTTTTATATTGCTGATGGTGGTCGGTCTTTTCTGTGCATATGATCTTCCTGTTGAACGTTATCCGAATGTTCACATGGGTAAGGTTGTGATCACGGGATTCTTACCGGGGGCTTCCCCCGCAGACGTTGAAGCTCTAGTAACAAAGAAGATTGAAGACGCGCTTGATGATCTGGAGAACGTCGAATACATCCGATCACGCTCATTTCGAGAACGGTCGAGTGTTCTTGTAAAATTCATCGACGATACAGATTACAAAACAAGTTATGATGAACTGCGTTTCAGAGTTCTTTCTATTCAAAATGACCTGCCAAAAGAGATGGACCCGCCGTCCTTTATGGAAATTAATGTGAGTGAGTGGCTACCTGTTATCAGGGTATGTCTTGTGGGTGACAGGGCCAACCGTGCCCTTGCGATGATGGCGGACGAAATGAAGGTGCCGCTGCGTAAAATTACGGGAGTCAATCAAGTCAAGATTGAAGGCGAATATGTTCGAGAATTTCATGTAAATTTAGATCCTGAAAAATTAATTCGCACTAAGATAACTTTCGAAGATGCTGCCAGAGCTTTGGAAGATGCAAATATTTCTATTCCTGCCGGAGACTTTGTTTCTAATACCGGAGAGTATGTAATTGTTGTTGATGAACGGTTTCGTACCAGAGAGGAGATCGCGGAGACTATTATTCGCATGGACGGAGACGGTTCGTTTGTAACAATCGGTGATGTTATGAGTGATGCGCGGGTTTCGTACCGTGATCCGCAGGTGATAACGTCCATTAACGGTCAAAGTGCCGTAACTCTTAAAATCGTTAAAACGCGAGACGGTAACGCTGTTACGATTGCGGAAGAAGTTGAAGTTGTCGTAGCTTCATTTAAAGAAGCTCTTGAGCGTGAAGGGGTTAAACTTGTACTGACCAATGATCAGAGGCTTCATATTGATGAGGCCATGAAAACGCTGGGACTTAATCTGCTTGTAGGTATCGGGCTTGTCTTTGTGGTGATCTATCTTGTTATGGGGTTCCGTAATGCGATGTTGACTACAATCGGAGTTCCTTTTGCTTTTCTTGTGACTATGACAATCATGCATCTTACAGGTAATTCTCTTAATCAGATTACTCTTTTTTCCTTTGTGCTGGTCAGCGGAATAATTGTTGATGACGCAATCGTAGTCGTTGAGAATATTTTCCGTCATGTTCAGGAAGGTAAGAATCTACGGGATGCGGTAGTAGACGGAATTTCTGAGGTTTTCTGGCCTGTGATTTCAGCCACCGCCACGACTATTGCAGCTTTTCTGCCCATGTTGATTATGTCCGGATCGACAGGTGAATTTTTTGCTCAGGTTCCAAAAGCCGTAACCTTTGCGCTGATTGCTTCTCTGATTGAGTGTCTGGTGATTCTTCCTTCTCATTTTCTCGATTGGCCGGGAGCTAAAAAACTTTCCAAGGGAAATGATAAGTTAGCACACGAGCCTGTTTTTATGCGTCCTTTAAGGCGTTGGACTGATAAATTGCTTTCACTTGTTATGCGGTTCCGTTTTACTTCACTCTCTGTAGTTTTTGCTGCTTTTGTTCTGGCGATATTTATTCTGGGAGTATCTGTTTCCGGTGCAATTCCGTTGATTAAAATTAAGTTTTTCCCCGATGATTACAGCCTGTATTATATTGAAATGGAAGGTCCGGTTGCAACTCCCATTGAAATTACATCTGACAAGTTGAAAAGAATGTCGGTGTATATTGAAAAAATGGGACCGGGCATGTCTAAATCAGCTACTGCTTTTGCCGGATTCTATCAAAATGAAGATTATGAAATGGTGCATGGCAGCAATTTAGGCAATATAGTAATTGAACTGCCCGCAAAAAATAAACAGGTCTTTGCTGATGCTCCTGAAAATGATCCCGGAACTCATTTGGAATTTATCAGAAAGGAAATTGAAAAATTCGGTGAAGAGGGCTGGACTCTTCGCGTTCGTCCTGAAAAAGACGGACCTCCCACCGGAAAAGATTTAAACATTAGAGTGCTCGGCGCTGATCATGGGGCAGTGCAGGGACTGACAAAAGTAATACTTGATTTTATAAAAGGAAATGAAGAACTAGGGCCTGAGCTTGTTAACCTTGGTAAAGATGACGGTACTCCCAATAGAATCTTCAGATTTTTACCCATAAATGAACGTGTCGCAGAATACGGGCTTACCCCGAAGCAGGTTGCAAGATTATCCGGCTCGGTTTTGGATGGTCGTTTTGTAGGGGAATTCAGACTGGCTGACGAAGATGTAGACCTGCGTCTAAAGATAGATCCTGAATTTTTAACTTCACCTGAGGATGCTCTCAGCATTCCGGTACTGGAGCATCACGAAAGCCCTCTTAGGCTCGGAGATTTGTGTAAGGCTTCTATTTATATGGAGCCGGGGCAGTTCAACAGGTTTATGAGTCAACGTGCAGTGACGATCACAGCCAATATTAAACCGGGTTCAAGGCTTTCTTCACCTACAGCAGTAAACAGGATTAAAAAATTCTATGAATCCGTGCGCGGAGATTTTCCCGGAGCCTCTATTAATTTTTCCGGTGAATTTGAATCTACAAGGAAATCGTATACTTCCCTTATCTACGCTTTTTTTACCGCAATATTGATAATTTATCTGATTTTAGCGACTCAGTTTCAATCATATCTCCAACCCGTGATCATACTTTCCGCAGTTGTTTTTTCACTGACAGGGGTTATACTCGGCTCATTCCTGTCGCAAACCATTTTTACGGTGAACAGCTTTATTGCAACTGTAGGAGTCACAGGGATTGTTGTTAATGATTCGCTAGTGTTATTAGATTTTATTAATAAACTTTATCAGGCCGGATTGAGCCGCAAAGAAGCACTCCGTGAAGGTGTCAGAATAAGACTCAGGCCGATTTTGCTTACAACATTGACCACAACTCTCGGGTTATTGCCGATGGCGATAGGTTTTCCATCGTATTCGCTGGTCTGGGGAGCAATGGCATCAACTTTCGTAACAGGGCTTTGTACTGCTACATTCCTGACTTTGTTTATTATACCGGTCGAATGGGATCTTCTTATGGGATTCATGGAATGGAAAGAAAAGCGCAAAGAACGGAAGCAGAGTCTCCAGTCTTAA
- a CDS encoding Hpt domain-containing protein → MNELEKKLAELNERYAADLGERVMKIEGFLSEYASSGSEDALENLYKGAHALAGSARTFGLPDVSVVAKELELSARDSNDVKFLQTKLTKLKRIISS, encoded by the coding sequence GTGAATGAACTGGAAAAAAAGCTGGCTGAATTGAATGAACGATATGCCGCTGATCTTGGAGAGCGAGTTATGAAGATTGAAGGATTTTTGTCCGAGTATGCTTCATCCGGCAGCGAAGATGCTCTTGAAAATTTATATAAAGGAGCTCACGCTCTTGCAGGTTCAGCCAGAACTTTCGGACTTCCTGACGTAAGTGTGGTAGCTAAAGAGCTTGAGTTGTCCGCACGCGATTCAAATGATGTAAAATTTTTACAGACTAAGTTGACCAAGTTAAAAAGAATCATTTCTTCCTGA
- the topA gene encoding type I DNA topoisomerase — protein MSKDLIVVESPAKVKTISKFLGKNYQVAASVGHVRDLPKNKLGVDEEGDFTPQYQIIPGKEDVVSKLRKAAAKADHVYLAPDPDREGEAIGWHVAAILEDVNKNVSRIQFNEITARAVKEALENPQPLNEQLFDSQQARRILDRLVGYKISPILWKKVKRGISAGRVQSVALKLVVEREKERRVFIPEEYWLFKAELEGNNPPPFSADLWKYKGKKAEISSAEQAEALEKSVQDVSFKITDLTEKERKRNPLPPYITSTLQQDANRRLGYSAKRTMTLAQRLYEGVELGDKGTTALITYMRTDSVRIANEARDAAKKLILEKYGKEFYPSKARVFKSKGSAQDAHEAVRPVDAAIQPDDVKPFLPADQFKVYKLIWDRFIASQMAQARFWDTVVTVEAGETIWRSKGERLLFPGFMRVTGKTGDEKLIELPKLEIGENLKVNKIDKEQKFTQPPARYSEASLVRELEEKGIGRPSTYAAIISTIQDREYVVIEEKKFVPTELGFVVSDQLSEHFKELMDVGFTAAMEKQLDDVAEGKLQWTSLMRTFADGFYPTLETAQKEMKRGGEDTGIMCEKCGAPMVIKFGRTGEFLGCSKYPECKSIVNFTRDDKGQIVVLEDQPAEDTGVTCEKCGLPMAIKRSSRGEFLGCTGYPECRSIKNFARDDDGVIKVVETEESQVVGVCPDCKGDLIIKRARTGSRFIACSNYPDCKFAKPFSTGVKCPKEGCKGELVEKSSRRGKIFFSCDQYPDCDYAVWYPPIDGPCPKCGHPVLVKKTTKAKGTHIACPEKGCGYTQEEE, from the coding sequence ATGAGTAAAGATCTTATTGTCGTCGAGTCCCCAGCAAAGGTGAAGACCATCAGCAAGTTTCTTGGTAAAAACTATCAAGTGGCCGCTTCAGTCGGTCACGTCCGCGATTTGCCAAAGAATAAGCTTGGTGTTGATGAAGAAGGTGATTTCACACCTCAATACCAGATCATCCCCGGTAAAGAGGATGTGGTAAGTAAACTGAGAAAAGCGGCAGCCAAAGCTGACCACGTCTATCTGGCACCTGACCCCGACCGAGAAGGGGAAGCTATTGGATGGCACGTTGCGGCCATTCTTGAGGACGTTAATAAAAACGTAAGTCGTATTCAGTTCAACGAAATTACCGCGCGCGCCGTTAAAGAAGCGCTTGAGAATCCCCAGCCGCTTAATGAGCAGCTTTTTGATTCTCAGCAGGCCCGCCGCATTCTTGACCGTCTTGTCGGTTATAAAATTTCTCCTATTTTGTGGAAAAAAGTTAAGCGCGGAATTTCAGCCGGAAGGGTTCAGTCCGTTGCGCTTAAACTTGTAGTCGAGCGTGAAAAAGAAAGGCGAGTATTTATTCCTGAGGAATACTGGCTCTTTAAAGCTGAACTGGAAGGCAATAATCCTCCTCCGTTCAGTGCCGATCTTTGGAAGTATAAAGGGAAAAAGGCCGAGATCAGTTCTGCTGAGCAAGCTGAAGCCCTTGAGAAGTCCGTTCAGGATGTTTCTTTTAAAATTACCGATCTTACTGAAAAAGAGCGCAAGCGTAACCCGCTGCCTCCATATATTACTTCTACTCTTCAGCAGGATGCTAACCGTAGACTGGGATATTCAGCCAAGCGCACCATGACTCTTGCCCAGAGACTTTATGAAGGGGTTGAATTGGGCGATAAAGGCACAACAGCTCTTATCACCTATATGCGTACTGACTCAGTCAGAATCGCGAATGAAGCTCGTGATGCAGCAAAAAAACTCATCCTTGAGAAGTACGGAAAAGAATTTTATCCCTCTAAGGCCAGAGTCTTTAAATCAAAAGGCAGCGCGCAGGATGCTCATGAAGCAGTCAGACCTGTTGATGCCGCGATTCAGCCTGATGATGTAAAACCGTTTTTGCCGGCTGATCAGTTTAAAGTTTATAAACTTATCTGGGACAGGTTCATTGCTTCACAGATGGCGCAGGCCCGTTTCTGGGATACTGTAGTGACCGTTGAAGCTGGCGAAACCATCTGGCGTTCCAAGGGCGAAAGATTACTTTTTCCCGGATTTATGCGCGTAACAGGTAAGACTGGCGATGAGAAACTTATCGAGCTTCCGAAGTTGGAAATAGGTGAGAATCTCAAGGTCAATAAAATTGATAAAGAACAGAAGTTCACTCAGCCTCCTGCCCGTTATTCCGAAGCCTCGCTTGTTCGGGAGCTTGAAGAAAAAGGAATAGGACGTCCGTCTACTTACGCTGCGATTATTTCTACAATTCAGGATCGCGAATATGTGGTCATTGAAGAGAAAAAATTTGTACCGACCGAACTCGGTTTTGTTGTCAGCGATCAGCTCAGTGAGCATTTCAAGGAATTGATGGATGTCGGGTTTACCGCCGCCATGGAAAAACAGCTTGATGATGTTGCTGAAGGTAAACTTCAATGGACTTCCTTGATGAGAACCTTTGCTGATGGATTCTATCCCACCCTTGAAACTGCGCAGAAAGAGATGAAGCGCGGCGGCGAGGATACCGGGATTATGTGTGAAAAATGCGGTGCTCCGATGGTTATCAAGTTCGGACGGACCGGAGAATTTTTAGGTTGCTCAAAATATCCTGAATGCAAAAGTATTGTTAACTTTACTCGTGATGATAAAGGTCAGATTGTAGTTCTGGAAGATCAGCCAGCCGAAGATACCGGAGTTACCTGCGAAAAGTGCGGCTTGCCTATGGCAATCAAGCGTTCCAGCAGAGGTGAATTTCTCGGGTGCACGGGTTATCCTGAATGTCGCAGTATTAAAAACTTTGCGCGTGATGATGACGGCGTTATTAAAGTTGTTGAAACGGAAGAATCGCAGGTTGTGGGCGTGTGCCCGGATTGTAAGGGTGATCTCATAATAAAGAGAGCCAGAACAGGAAGCCGCTTTATTGCCTGTAGCAATTATCCTGATTGTAAGTTTGCGAAGCCTTTTTCTACCGGAGTTAAATGTCCGAAAGAAGGTTGCAAAGGTGAGCTTGTAGAAAAAAGTTCTCGCCGGGGGAAAATCTTTTTCTCTTGCGATCAGTATCCTGATTGTGATTATGCCGTGTGGTATCCGCCTATTGATGGACCTTGTCCTAAGTGCGGACACCCTGTGCTTGTCAAAAAGACAACAAAAGCAAAAGGAACTCACATTGCCTGTCCTGAAAAAGGATGTGGCTATACTCAAGAAGAAGAGTAG
- the era gene encoding GTPase Era, which yields MSEFKFGFVALLGPPNSGKSTLMNHYLGQKVAIVSPKPQTTRNRISGILSDDDSQVVFLDTPGIHRMRGKMNRFLLETAWDALSSSDVIVVLFDAAFFASKPHLMEQELAPLVKPVNGSGRPVYVAVNKIDKVKDKAMLLPVMEKAQAMWPDAEFFPISARKGDGADVLLDKIKAALPEGAPMFPDDQISTVPMRFMAAEVIREKLFMSLQQELPYSTAVEIEFWNEDPEKNLVNIGAIIYTTKSNHKGMIIGKGGQNLKKIGIKARTEIEEMLEQKVMLELWVKVREGWTEDVGFLRSIGLGE from the coding sequence ATGTCGGAATTTAAATTCGGATTTGTAGCGCTTCTCGGGCCCCCGAATTCGGGTAAAAGTACACTAATGAATCATTATCTCGGGCAGAAAGTGGCGATTGTCTCTCCCAAGCCCCAGACTACCCGTAACCGCATCAGCGGAATTCTCAGTGATGACGATTCTCAGGTAGTCTTTCTTGATACTCCGGGAATTCACAGAATGCGCGGAAAGATGAATCGTTTTTTGCTTGAGACCGCATGGGATGCTCTTTCAAGTTCAGATGTCATTGTAGTTCTTTTTGATGCCGCTTTTTTCGCATCCAAACCTCATCTGATGGAACAGGAGCTGGCTCCTTTGGTAAAGCCGGTCAACGGTTCAGGCCGTCCTGTTTATGTTGCAGTAAATAAAATCGATAAAGTTAAAGATAAGGCTATGCTTTTGCCGGTCATGGAAAAGGCGCAGGCAATGTGGCCGGATGCTGAATTTTTTCCGATTTCAGCACGCAAAGGAGACGGCGCGGACGTATTGCTTGATAAGATCAAAGCAGCACTGCCTGAAGGCGCTCCCATGTTCCCTGACGATCAGATTTCTACAGTTCCGATGCGCTTCATGGCTGCCGAAGTTATTCGCGAAAAGCTTTTCATGAGTCTTCAGCAGGAACTTCCTTATTCCACTGCCGTTGAGATTGAGTTCTGGAATGAAGATCCAGAGAAAAATCTTGTTAATATCGGTGCCATTATCTACACCACTAAGAGTAACCATAAGGGCATGATCATCGGTAAGGGCGGTCAAAACCTTAAGAAAATAGGAATCAAGGCCCGTACTGAAATAGAAGAAATGCTTGAGCAGAAGGTTATGCTTGAACTTTGGGTTAAGGTTAGAGAAGGCTGGACAGAAGACGTTGGGTTCTTGAGATCGATAGGTCTTGGAGAATAG
- a CDS encoding YggS family pyridoxal phosphate-dependent enzyme, with protein MESREKELIENLAAVNEDVADAVAKTGRKTGSVAVMAVSKLHPASDIEILYQAGHKCFGESYVQEALAKQDELASLDIDWHYIGGLQSKKAKYVSGRFCAIHSVDSIKLAELLNKKAQSLGVVQNILIQVNTAGEEQKSGVSEEQLPSLIEGISTLDNLKLTGFMALPPFFGDPEGARPYFARLRMLSEGMEKLFGIKLPELSMGMTGDFRVAIEEGSTMVRVGTRIFGQRLS; from the coding sequence ATGGAAAGTAGGGAAAAAGAACTTATAGAAAACCTCGCGGCAGTTAATGAAGACGTTGCTGACGCAGTTGCAAAGACTGGAAGAAAGACCGGATCTGTTGCTGTTATGGCCGTTTCGAAGTTGCATCCGGCTTCTGATATTGAAATATTGTATCAAGCCGGGCATAAATGTTTTGGTGAGTCTTACGTGCAGGAGGCTCTCGCAAAACAGGACGAATTGGCTTCTTTGGATATTGACTGGCATTACATCGGCGGTCTTCAGTCCAAGAAAGCGAAGTATGTTTCCGGAAGGTTTTGCGCTATACATAGTGTTGATTCAATTAAGCTGGCAGAACTTTTGAATAAAAAAGCACAATCACTTGGTGTTGTTCAAAACATTCTGATTCAGGTTAATACCGCCGGAGAAGAGCAGAAAAGCGGAGTGTCCGAAGAGCAGCTCCCTTCGTTAATTGAAGGAATATCTACTTTGGATAATTTAAAGTTGACGGGTTTTATGGCTCTTCCTCCATTTTTCGGAGACCCGGAAGGAGCGCGCCCATATTTTGCAAGACTTCGCATGCTTTCCGAGGGCATGGAAAAGTTGTTCGGCATCAAGCTTCCTGAGTTGTCCATGGGGATGACCGGGGATTTCAGAGTTGCGATTGAGGAAGGCTCTACAATGGTCAGAGTCGGAACAAGAATTTTTGGTCAGAGATTGAGTTAA
- a CDS encoding motility protein A: protein MDLGTVIGIVLSFGLVVAAILVGSPLGIFISVPSVFIVIGGTIGASLVNYPAGHIIGVVGVIKKTFFSSLESPSDIIAKFMDFANRARREGILSLEPALKSIEDDFLRKGLQLTVDGLEPQVIQEILETEIQYLENRHETGAEILKVFADFAPAMGMIGTVIGLVQMLQTMSDPSSIGPAMAVALLTTLYGAILANLVFTPMSGKLKTRSKEEVLLREMVMEGIISISKGENPKIIEEKLNSFLPPKIRRIVD, encoded by the coding sequence ATGGATCTGGGTACCGTAATAGGAATAGTTCTTTCATTTGGACTGGTAGTCGCGGCTATCCTTGTCGGGAGTCCTTTGGGTATTTTTATTTCTGTTCCTTCTGTGTTTATTGTTATCGGAGGAACCATAGGAGCATCTCTTGTTAATTATCCTGCAGGACACATTATCGGTGTCGTAGGGGTTATCAAGAAAACATTTTTCTCAAGCCTTGAATCTCCTTCTGATATCATTGCTAAGTTTATGGATTTTGCCAATCGCGCCCGCCGCGAAGGAATCCTTTCTCTTGAACCTGCACTTAAAAGCATTGAAGATGACTTTCTGCGTAAAGGATTGCAGCTGACCGTTGATGGTCTTGAGCCTCAAGTAATTCAGGAAATTCTTGAAACGGAAATTCAGTACCTTGAAAACAGGCACGAAACAGGTGCTGAAATTTTGAAAGTCTTCGCTGATTTTGCCCCTGCAATGGGAATGATCGGAACTGTTATCGGCTTGGTACAGATGCTCCAGACCATGAGTGATCCTAGTTCAATCGGACCTGCGATGGCTGTTGCGCTGCTTACTACGCTTTACGGAGCGATTCTGGCCAACCTTGTGTTCACTCCGATGTCCGGTAAGCTTAAAACCCGCAGTAAGGAAGAAGTTCTTCTGCGTGAAATGGTAATGGAAGGTATCATTTCTATTTCAAAAGGTGAGAATCCCAAGATTATTGAAGAAAAGCTCAATAGCTTCCTGCCTCCTAAAATTCGTAGAATTGTAGATTAG
- a CDS encoding flagellar motor protein MotB, translating to MGREKKQIPPEGQPLWLITFSDLMTLMLTFFVLLVSMSVVDERRKLVVLGSIIGTFGFGTKGYDVLSTTDTRRTIEVGPLEVKNDLEPVKPMLWEFTEDDLRFESNRFVQIISIGADVLFMPDSSELSLEGRKILDTAIPVLKRVTNPIMLAGHTSILRDELGDDYRVEDKDLLPDISWKISLDRVLSVYTHLVQSGMNPEMLKIEAFGKFNPRYPNATPEGRLKNRRVDIVLDTRNPSVERELKEYQPKKVEKRDGSFDYDGFVFPIKDSAKPKQSKQ from the coding sequence ATGGGTAGAGAGAAAAAACAGATACCTCCTGAGGGGCAGCCGCTCTGGCTTATTACATTCAGTGATCTCATGACATTGATGCTCACTTTTTTTGTGCTTCTGGTTAGTATGTCGGTGGTTGATGAACGTAGAAAGTTGGTTGTTCTCGGATCAATTATCGGGACTTTCGGTTTTGGAACTAAAGGGTATGACGTTCTTTCCACGACAGATACGCGCAGAACTATTGAAGTCGGTCCGCTTGAGGTTAAGAATGACCTTGAGCCCGTAAAACCGATGCTCTGGGAATTTACAGAAGATGATTTGCGCTTTGAGTCTAATAGATTTGTTCAGATTATTTCTATCGGTGCGGATGTTTTATTTATGCCGGACAGTTCCGAACTTTCACTTGAAGGCCGGAAGATACTGGATACAGCTATTCCGGTTTTAAAACGTGTTACCAATCCTATTATGCTTGCCGGGCATACATCTATTTTACGGGATGAACTCGGTGATGATTACAGGGTGGAAGATAAGGATCTTCTTCCTGATATTTCATGGAAAATTTCATTGGACAGGGTGCTTTCTGTTTACACTCATCTTGTTCAGAGCGGCATGAATCCAGAGATGCTTAAAATAGAAGCTTTTGGAAAGTTTAATCCCCGCTATCCCAATGCTACTCCGGAGGGGCGGCTTAAAAATCGCAGAGTTGATATCGTGCTGGATACAAGAAATCCTTCTGTTGAGCGGGAACTTAAAGAATATCAGCCTAAAAAAGTAGAAAAGCGCGATGGCAGTTTTGATTATGACGGTTTCGTTTTTCCGATAAAGGATTCTGCGAAGCCAAAACAGAGCAAGCAGTAG
- a CDS encoding OmpA family protein, with protein sequence MAKKKQKKFPDPGGAWLVTFSDLVTLLLTFFVLLLSMASMDQSFITRVTITPAELGFLSKRGSGRVTAKVALVSEMLERPWEVLEKQNRIKDLLFPDEILPPDMDKATLEENLKVLAKPEGVALVLTDKLLFPLGKYELDDNAKVLLYQLIPVLDYLGAADINISGYTDDVGGMSPSNFKLSGQRAIAVLTYFVEQGISNHRLTMSAYGPTYPMYSNTTPESRGQNRRVEILIKTTPHLGGYS encoded by the coding sequence ATGGCTAAAAAAAAACAGAAAAAATTTCCTGATCCGGGTGGAGCCTGGCTGGTCACATTTTCTGATCTTGTTACGCTTCTTTTGACATTTTTTGTGCTCTTGCTCAGTATGGCATCCATGGATCAGAGTTTTATTACAAGGGTTACGATTACTCCGGCGGAGCTCGGTTTTCTCTCAAAAAGAGGATCAGGACGGGTTACAGCCAAAGTGGCTTTGGTCAGTGAAATGCTTGAGCGTCCCTGGGAAGTTCTCGAAAAGCAAAACAGAATTAAGGACTTGTTGTTTCCCGATGAGATTCTTCCCCCGGATATGGACAAGGCGACACTTGAAGAGAACCTGAAAGTTCTTGCAAAGCCGGAAGGGGTTGCCCTTGTACTTACAGACAAGCTACTGTTCCCGCTGGGCAAGTATGAACTTGATGACAATGCAAAAGTTCTGCTTTACCAACTGATTCCTGTTCTTGATTATCTAGGGGCGGCGGATATCAATATTTCTGGCTACACTGATGATGTGGGGGGAATGAGTCCTTCCAATTTTAAACTTTCGGGACAGCGGGCAATAGCCGTGCTTACTTATTTTGTTGAACAGGGTATTTCTAACCACAGGCTTACTATGTCAGCCTATGGTCCTACCTATCCGATGTATAGTAATACAACTCCGGAAAGCAGGGGCCAGAACAGACGAGTAGAAATTTTGATTAAAACAACTCCCCATTTGGGCGGGTATTCGTAA
- the fliL gene encoding flagellar basal body-associated protein FliL, whose amino-acid sequence MAEENGQEAKKKGSMLKWIILVLLLAVLGGGGFFAYQKFFAGAPEDAAEVSKTEEAVDPNAAPLPGDGFTVTLPTFVVNLADPLGRRYLKLGIDVEVISEEAVAELNKKEPMVKDTLILLLSSKTFQDLSSMENKILLKKEIVDRLNQIMGGAKVSQVYFTDMVIQ is encoded by the coding sequence ATGGCCGAAGAAAATGGACAGGAAGCGAAGAAAAAAGGCAGCATGCTGAAGTGGATTATTCTTGTTCTGCTTCTTGCAGTTCTCGGCGGCGGCGGATTTTTCGCCTATCAGAAGTTTTTTGCAGGAGCGCCGGAAGATGCGGCTGAAGTTTCAAAAACTGAAGAAGCAGTTGATCCTAATGCGGCTCCTTTGCCAGGTGACGGTTTCACCGTTACTTTGCCGACCTTTGTTGTAAACCTTGCTGACCCGCTTGGACGAAGATATTTGAAACTGGGTATTGATGTAGAAGTCATTAGCGAAGAAGCTGTTGCGGAGCTTAATAAGAAAGAGCCGATGGTTAAGGATACGCTTATTCTGCTTCTTTCCAGTAAAACATTTCAGGATTTATCCAGCATGGAGAACAAGATTCTCCTAAAGAAAGAAATTGTAGACCGGCTTAACCAGATTATGGGTGGAGCTAAGGTTTCGCAGGTATATTTTACAGATATGGTTATTCAGTAG